A region of the Salvia splendens isolate huo1 chromosome 11, SspV2, whole genome shotgun sequence genome:
TAGATTGGTGTTGGTTTAAGTTATTATCAACTAAGACTCTTAAGAAAAATTATCATTTCTAAAGACATTGAGTTATCCATAACACCCATTCACAATAAAGATTTAACATTGAATGTGCTAAGCAATCatattcaacaaattaaatagGAGCACAAGCCACCTAAGCCAAAGAAAAAATGCTCGTTGAAAAAAGTAATGATATTGAATTATGATTgataaatataattttcattATCTTTTCGTAATAATAATACATTGTCCACGATGGGGAAGTATTTTGTGCGTAGTAGTTTGATGTTTAATTGTATACAAGTAAAaagtataaatttttattaacatTTAATCATATAAAAATGTGGATGCCATAATTTGCCTCAATTCACTTTGTCAAGCATATTTCATATTATTAACAATATTGCACAACATGAATAGGGCCGAAATTCTAGCCTCCAATAAGACAGGTACGATGcctcaaataaaaatattaatacaagaaaacaaaatttaaataatactacgtACCAACTGAGATATATTTTAGCTTATTTACAgatgataaataaaaaatttaattaaaacactAGCTGTCGAAGTCGAACTAGTCCTCCACTCTAAAAACATTTATAATCGGAAgaggtttttttaataaaaggaTGAAAGAATATTATTTGGGTTGTAAAAAAAGGGAAGTTTCTTTTAAGTGACTTATTTTGCGTTATTTACTTGAGAGGAGTTACATTTTTCTTCATAGAGCTCTTTCATCCTTGGTATTGAAAAAGAAAGTACAAATTAAGAATAATTCAGGATTTAAAAGAATAGTTTCAGAGAAGTAATTGATGAAattaaaatcaaagaaatagaagTTGCATCTACTAATCAATTACCAAAAGAAATTTTGATTTGTTGGAAGGAGGTTTAATTAACCCCCTAGCTAATTAAGATTTAGGCATAATCTCAGTGAGTAATCAATCATAAGCATGAATGATCTTTACTTGAAACCTACGCAAAGTCTACCAGCATTAATTTGGACAAGTCGAAAATAGTATAGTAGGAGTAGTTTAATTgtattataaattttgatattcTCAATATTTTTTCGGTATAAGAATTGCGGTATACAATATTTCGATGTATTCTCGATCTCTACTCGTGTCTCATAGTATAACttaaattatactattaatttcATTTGATTCAATCAAATTGATTGAaccaaaaattaatataaaataatttcatacGCTATAATTGTGAAAACAAtgtcaaataaaaataaatcataacTAATTAATTTATGTGAAATTTCTACTGGTACACtcttttctcaatttttgttttactttttttttgtgcGTGGAGTTTGCATTGTATTTATCTATATATAGCATGTGCAAATGATGATTATTTATACAAAGGGAAAAGTTCAACAAAATTGCCTCAAAATATGAAGTGCAAAGTTCAACAAAATCGCCACAAAATATGGAGCTATTATAGACGACAGCTTCCTAACTTTTAATTATCAGAATTCCAGAAAATCCATCTTTggaaaatattcatattttatgatATCCCTCATCTCCCACAGCAGTAGGATAGAGTTATTATCACAATCGCCACAAATTTTCATGTTTTCTCTGCTTTAATTTAGAAGTAATTTCGTAGTTATGAGTATAATTAATTAGCTAATTGGTCACTTCATCTTACTTAGGCTGATCGGTCACTCATACTATGAAATAAGAAATTCGTGATTCTTTTTTTTCAGTTCAACAATTATATAGTATTAAAGTTTACAAATCATACAATATGTGAAAATTCTTACAAGctactaattaaaaaaattaggtttatattaaataaatttacagaaagtgtatatatatatatatagacgaTTGAAAGAGATTTGAAATTCTTAAAAACTTTCATAAAACAAAAACCAGCAAAATATTGAATTAAGTGTTTTCATAATGATTTTTCTAATAGACTGAAAGTCTGAAACCGTATTGCCGTATTGAATACTATGTGATTAaaattaattgcatttaattattactactaattATCATTTGTTGACTTGCTGACTTGTCATAATGAAATCAGTTAAAATTTACGCTCATATTCATTACTCCCTCCGTGTGAATATCCATAATTTTGGCACatatcaaataaatatatttaatgtttttttggAACGTAGAATTTATGTACGCAATTATTCTGTTTTCGCAAATACTACATCATACTAATGATttcacaaaaattaaataaatttcaagataaatgataaatcaaataacaaagtataatactactataatttggAATATCCTAATAAGTAGTAATATTATAACCATTTCtgacaaaaaaaatgttttaagtGCATATAGACATTAACAAAATCATACCCACAtgtatacaaaaaatacaagtTAAATATacaattttcaaataaattaaacaatcatCGATATAatcataaaaagaaaaaaattaattgcatTATGTAGGTAGAATGTCACGTTTAGTAGGATTATACCATTCGTAGATTATAGACCTCGTGAATTCGGACTTGGTATTgaaattgcattttttttaaatatgtcaAAACTTCAAAGTTCTTTTGAATTCATtgtaacaaaacaaaaatagaatCAGTTATACATCATATCATGAATTTCCCCTAAAAGAGTTCCATAAAAAATAAGCTTTCATGGATATCAAAATTGTTAATTCTAATTGCAGCAAGAACAACAATAATAAACAAATCCAGTAATAATTACTAGCTACAAACCaaggaaaacaaaacaaatcatgTAGTACTCATATTGAAGCGTGATGAATTAATGATAACAATGAcatgattatttatttatttatttattttggaaaaaagTGCCTGAAAAAAAGCTCTAGATATAAACTTTTTTCCTAATACAAACAGTCATCACGAAAATGCGATTACGATGTCTGTTAAatgatatttaaataaaaatctaTCAAATATTTGGAAGACATGTTTCTTAATTAAgtcaaaaaagaagaaaaataagaataaggGTTTCTGAATTTCTTAAGCTAAATACCTAAATCATAGGCACTAAAACTAGCAACATTATAAATATTCTTATGTTAATTCGTTTTCACCCCTTAAATAGGAATATGAAtattattgaaatttgaaattaggTGGGGCCTAAATCCTAATGGATACCTAAATTCAATATTACTGTTCTTCAAAAGCCAATATAATAGGCTTTAATTTAAAGTATTAGTAACACAGATTTGGATATGAATCAATCTTCCAAGGAATCGATTTTCTTAATCCCTCAGATATTTGAGTAATTCGACCTTAATAAACAATAGATGTCCAGTTGGAAAATattcttaaaatatgtgtttattagtactacttaaacattttatttaatttgtttgaatCGATCAATTATACAGTCAAATCCAAATACAAAATGTAAATTAAAAAGTATCAAGCTCAACCAACTCCACTaatttcaactttattttaacCAGTTAGACCCTGATTAATGAAATATGCTTTTATTTGAATGAGGCAATGTGCCATAAACagctaacaaataaaaaataatatactaataaacAAGAGTACAAATGAGTCAAATAAACTCACTTCTTCTTCATACAATGCGAATATGTTGagagaaattattaaatttttacaaTAGCTCTTGTACCAAACATTACCTAAGGCAAACGTGAAGccaaattgattttatttttgtccAATGTTTAAAAGTCAAATAATGATATAAAGACAATTGATTTTTGGatttaataattaaagtggaAGAATCATGTGGAGCGGGGTGTAGGTTTCATAAAAGTGGAGACGCAGGCGCTCCACAGGCAGATTTTATGAGCCGGACGACATGTATAAAGATTAAAGTGACCGTGGTCCAATTTGTCCAAACAATTACAGCTCACCTTTTATCCCACTCGGGGCATTTTCGTCATTCCATTCCTTTACAAATTAAATACTCTTAATCAAACCCTTAAATATAGATCTAagaacaaattttaataaatgtaattaatGTATTATAAATGAAGAAATAATGGCCGTGtggaaaaatagaataaatgaaTTAATAGAAGTACTCTATATATTTTGGGATGATGTCTCTATATAGAAACTAACTAATGGAgtataaatgtataaaataacatagttaagtagtagtagtagcagCAGtactaatactagtatttttttagtggtgttggagatttatatatataaaaaattgtgCACGAGATCGTTATTTTTGATGCGATagcatataaaataaataaatcacataTGATAAATTCATATTTATGAAAATGTAAATGAGTAACGAGTCATCTTCCCAAGTAATTCACCGACTTCGTTTTATTTTAGCAAAATGTAAATTCTTATCGCCTAGTTACTTCTAGTATTCCtcgttttatttttcaatttaattaaatatctaAATTAAGCAAATCAATTGCTTATGAAGAAATAGCCATTAAAGGTCTAACTAAAAGTATCTTTCCGAAaagtttaaattgaatttttattttttctttaaatatgTTATATACTACCGCTACAATTCTCAACAGTAGTAACAAATAATTTATCACATATATTTACCATTGCATGCATCAATTGTTCATTgaggtaaaaaaaaaagagagagagagagagtggaatAGAGCGTGGAAACATAGTTGGCCTTTTTTAAGCGACAAGAATTACTAGAAACAATTTAACGCTCCCCCTGCTCCCACCACTACTCCGCCACCACCATCGCCACCGCTACAATCGTCTCCTCTGCTCTGGAAAACGCGTACGGCACACGTCACACCGCTCGCATTCCCCAACCTCGGATCCCAATCCGATCGCAGATTCGCTGCGTTTTCACTGCTGGTGAGTGTACCACTTTGGCAGCGCAGAGGCACGTGTTTGATTTTGCGTTTGCGTGTGAGTTTGATTGACCTTCCATTGCATTTGATTTCTTCTGTTGTGAATTGGCGCCATCCGATACTTTTTACTTGCGCTTTGTATTCTGCGCTCGGTGGAGCAATTGCTTTGCTTGTTCTTTTGCGGaacctctttctctctcctcagCCTCATAGCATTTCGCTTTTTTCCGCTCTGCTTTCATTCtgtgtgtttgtttttagaGGTATCTATCgccatttttactttttttttctatttcttcgtGCTGTTACTCGGAGCGTCCTTCTTTTTCAGATGTCGCTGTGATTCATccttttatttctcttttttaatttgattttatgcgTTCCTAACTTTGTTCGAGATTAGTTAGTAGGACTAGAGTAGATGAGTTCAAGTAAGAGTTCtcattgttttgttttttcCTTAATTGCTAATCTATGGAGGATTTCTCATGTACAGTGAGTTTGATTTGGATACTCTTTCGTTTCCGATGCAGCAGATTGAATAGTCTGCGTATTCGTTGATTTCACCTATCTGTGTATGTGCGAGTGAGTGTGAGAGAGAGTTTTCTCGGGGAAGATAAATTTAATACCGTCGGTATTTTTTATTCAGGAAATCGATATTTAAAGCATTACATGTAGCGATTTATGAATGAATGAAATACCAGCTTAGGAAAGATTTCATCGAGATTACGGGttaactttttcttttcttttttgcgTTTTTAATTTCAAGATGATGGATGTCATATTCATGGTGCATTTTGATTGTTTTTTGGTGGCCTATCAATTTCCTTGTCCTTGTTGgcctatttttaattttattcatgGCAGTTGCATgccttcaaattttttttatcatatctGTAATGCAGAATCTGCACTGAAGATTTGATTGGAATATCTTGTGGTTGTATATCTGAAATCCAACTATGCCAAGATATCTGGCATGTTATGACTTTCAgattttgtgttttctgtttgtTGGTCAATATATTTTCCTAAAGTTACAATAAAATTGCTGAAGATTTTTCATGGTAACTTTAATTGATTCTGATGATAATATATATGCAGATTTCGACACTGTTAATCTGTGAACATATTTTGGCTAACGGACTATGCTTTAGCTTTTTTAAACCCTTTGCGTTCCAACTTTCTGGTACAAAACTTTGTTACTTTGATTTGCACTTCCTCACCTAATCAGAACTTATCTTAAATGCAATCATCAATACATTTCAGTATATATTTGATGCTGAATATTCAGGTTTTAGTTCATATGGGAATTTGATTGGTAGAGTAACTTTATGTGTACTATTTCATTGATAGTTCATATCTTAGATTTCCTTATTGTTCTGTTTCGCTTCTTATTAGTCAATTGCTAAATAGAACGGCTGGGACATTGTTCTGAAACCTTATTAGTCATTTGAAAAACTTGTGTAAGCAAAGTGATAGCTAATGGACTCATACAACCTAACTCTATGATCCTATGATAGTGAAACTCATTGTTGGGTAAGTTCTGACATGCAGTATTCCCCGTAGTAAAGAATAGTATAATGgagtgaaaaatattttttggtaAAGAAAATGAGCAGCAAAACAAGACAGGAATAGggcatttattattattattattattattgttggtTAGTccagaactcaaaagaaaaggGGAAAAGGGTTGGTTGAAACAAATCAATGTTGATACAAAGCTAGGACCATATTTGTCATTGTAGTCAACTGTTTGTTTGGCAGTTGCAGAAAATATTCTAATATTACTGGTACTTTATGCCGAGTAATGCTTCTGGTGCATTGTGCATTTTACCATTGTTTACTTTTGCTGATCCTTAAGCTTATACTATTACCTTTCATAATTCGTTTGCCTCTAACAGCCTGCAATGGATAAAAGGAGTTGGCCCTGGAAGAAAAAATCATCTGATAAGCTAGCAGCTGAGAAAGCAAATGTTACAGGATCAGACTCTTTTGCCACTGATTCAGATGTAAGCTCAACACAATTAGACAAGGTTTATTCATCTTATTGTGATAATTATCTTTAAATATATAGACCCTTGTGCTTCCCTTTTCTCATGTCATATTTTTCTACATCATATCAACCAGTTGTGGCAACAATAGTGATTGCTCAAGTGACCTGTTGTATATTTCTGTTGCAAACTATTGAGCGATTTCATGTATTCCCTTGACTTTTCCTCTTCTATTTCTATGCCCCAATTCCTCTGTTTCCATTGTAACTTTTACTCTTAAATAGGAACCATTTCTATTTTATGCTTATTTTGGTGTTCCTGATAAAGGCATGTGATACCAGTGTTAGATTTTTCTCTTCTACTGCTCTACAGTTCTGGAAACTGATTCAAGAGTTCCAATGAGATTATTTGTaatcattaaatttattttcaatatataATCTCCTTCCATCCATCAGCTTAATCGAGCCTAAATTGGCCATACCTTGTTCTACAatattgtatttttttcattGTCCTTTTTCTGTTGCAGGGAAAGCTGGATAATAACAATAAACAGCCCAAGTATGTTCAAATGTCAATCGAATCGTATACGCATCTCACTGGACTTGAGAATCGTGTGAAGTCCTATGAAGATCAAGTGCATAACTTAGAGGATGAAGTAAAAGAACTCAATGAAAAGCTATCTGAAGCGCATTTAGAAATGATTAATAAAGAAAACCTGGTGAAACAGCATGCTAAAGTTGCTGAAGAAGCTGTCTCAGGTTTGAACTTATTTTTATGTACAGtacataaaatatttgtttccGATGATAAGTATTTGGActttattaacaaaaaaaatcctCACAGGATGGGAAAAAGCTGATGCAGAAGCTGCGGCATTGAAAAATAATGTGGAGTCTGTCACACTACTAAAGCTTACTGCTGAAGATCGGGCATCCCATTTGGATTCTGCTCTCAAGGAACACATGAGGCAGATACGAAATTTGAAGGAAGACCATGAGTTAAAGTTACAGGAAGTTATTCTTAGCAAGAATAAAATCTTTGACAAGATGAAGCATGAGCTTGAAAATAGAATCGCAAAGTTTGAACAGCAATTACTGAGGTCTGCTGCTGACAATGCTGCACTATCAAGAACTTTGCAGGAACGCTCCAACATGCTGTTCCAGATCAGTGAGGATAAATCACAAGCTCAAGCTGAGATAGAACGTTTGAGGAGCAACATCAAGTCCTGTGAAAAAGAAGTGAACTCATTAAAATATGAGGTTCACATTGCTAAGAAAGAAGTGGAAATCCGCAATGAGGAAAAGAACATGAGTATGCGGTCAGCAGACGTGGCAAATAAGCAGCATCTTGAGGGAGTAAAGAAAATTGCCAAGCTTGAAGCTGAGTGTCAAAGGTTACGGGGGCTTGTTCGCAAGAAACTGCCTGGTCCAGCTGCACTGGCACAAATGAAACTTGAAGTTGAAAATATGGGTCGCGACTATGGAGAATCCCTTGTACGAAGGTCCACAGCTAGGTCTCCAACGGCAAACTTGTCACAGCTGCCTGACTTTACACTTGACAATTTGCTGAAGTGCCAGAAAGAAAACGAGCTACTGGCAGAACGTCTACTGTCAATGGATGAAGAAACAAAGATGTTGAAAGAAGCATTAACAAAGCGTAATGGTGAATTGCAAAGTTGTAGAAGTATATATGCACAGACAGCTAGCAAGCTTCAAAGTTTAGAATCACATTTAGAAGTTAATGGTGAAAGGAGAAGTCCTGTAACTCATGGTTCAGTACCTGTTGAAGGATTCTCCAGTCACAAGGCTAGCAATCCACCAAGTTTCgcctcagtttccgaatacggAAATGATGATAATGTAAGTTATGCTGGTTCGTGTGCTACATTATCTATGTCTGATCTCTCCAGCATCCAGAAGGACCAGAACACTGACACCCCTCGGAAATCTGAAAACACCAAAAGCCTCGACCTCATGGATGACTTTCTGGAGATGGAGAAATTAGCATACCAATCCCATGGATCACATGAAATGGTTTCAAGTCGAGATGTTTCTTGTAATACAGGCAGTACATGTCCCGAACAAGCAAAACTTGTAAGTTCACTTGAAGTCCACGCAAGCAGAGACTCTCCATCTAAAGACGGACTTGCATCTGAGTATCAAGTAGATTCAGCTGTTGCAGAGCCTCAACTGCAAGCTGATCAACCTTTCTTTGTGAAGCTCAAAGCCGAATTATCCAGAGTAATTGAGTCAATGTCTGATGGGAGTGATATGGAAAAGGTTATAGTTGATGTTAGACACATTATGCAGGATATGTTTGATACTTCAAAGCACCAGTTACAGAATGCTGTTGAAGCAGTTCCTGATTTTGGTAAAGAAAGTACTGCTGATGGTGCCCAGATAACATCCACAAATGGTACAACATTGTCTGGGAATGTTAACAGTATTGACAATGTGCAATTCAATCAAGAACTCAAAATAGCCATCTCGGACATTCACAGTTTTATTATGATTCTTGGTAAAGAGGCCAAGGTTGTCCCAGGTGTATCCCCTGATGGAGAGGGGCTATCTGAAAGTCTCAACAAGTTTTCCGCCAGATACACTGAATCTGTGGAGAGAGGGATTAATCtttttgattttgttcttgACATATCTTATGTGTTGAGAGAATCAAGCAAGTTGCACTTCAATGTACTGGGGATTAAGAGTTCTGAAGTTGAAACCAGTAGTTCTGATTGTATAGACAAGATTGCACTACCAGAGAATAAGGGTGTGGTGGACTTATCAGGGGAGATGTATCGGAATGGTTGCTCCCACTTTTCTGATTCTGTCTCTGACCCTGATACTCCAAGTGCGGGAAATCTTGTTCCAACCTCTGAATCAGCCACACCACGGAAATGCTCACCGAAGGAGTTTGACGAattgaaaatggataaggataATTTGGCAGTGGAACTTGCTAGATGCATGGAAAAGTATGAAAGCACGAAGATTCAATTGCTGGAAACAGAACAGCTGCTTGCTGATGCCAAGTCGCAATTAACTTCAGTACAAAAAGGCAACAGCTTGGCAGAGACACAACTCAAATGCATGACAGAATCCTACAAATCACTCGAAACAAGGGCAGAGGGATTACAAACCGAAGTTAAACTTCTTGAAGGGAAAATAGGAAATTTGGACCTCGAGCTGCAAGAGGAAAGAAGAAGTCATCAAAATGCACTGAACAGATGCAATGATCTCTTAGACCAGCTCCAAAGGTACAGATGAATTTCTTTCACTATGCGTGCTTCCATATTTCTTTGATTTCTGAGATATTTATAATAGATATCTCTAGTCTTGTTTTATGGAGGTGCATATTGCAGTTTTAGAATATGGCATTTCATTAAACTAAATGGGGCATGCGGAAACATATCTGAAGCTGTTCAAATATTTAGTTCAAGATGCTAAGTTCAGTACTAATGTGGTTTCAAACTTATAAAATGCTCTGTAATATCTACACAATATGACTTTTGACACATAATTGTTCTATTTGCCACTTGTTTATGCAAACAAATCTACTTAATTGTTGGCATATCGCATATGTTCTTGCTTTATCTTTTAAGCTTTGTTATTCTAAGAATCACTGAAATATTATTGTTCATTGTTCTTGCTTAGATTACAGATACTTTGATGCAACAATGTAGTATGTAGTTTCTAACCCATCACTAGGATTGTCTTATTATTTGTCAGGATTGAAACTCATGCAGTAGCTGGTAATGATGAAAAGTCTAGCCAGGTAAGCCCTACAAAAGTATTTCGTGCTTTACAAGTAGCATTAATAGCTTGCCTGAGGCATGTTGCATTCATGCTTAAATATATGCTTCTCTTTGGTGTTTCTGGATACACAATATATGCTTAAATTATAGAACGCTGCGCAGACAGAAATCAAATAATTTGTTCTGTAGACGCATTAAGTCTCTAGTTTTAACCAAATTTTAATGTCTGAACTTGTAGTTTGCCAAGTTTGCTACTGTACTAGATCAAGATAGTTTTAAACagtataaatattaattttcttgTCAGGAAAAAGACTTGGCTGCAGCATCTGAAAAGCTGGCGGAGTGTCAAGAAACCATATATCTTCTTGGTAAGCAGTTGAAAGGTTTGCATCCTCAGTCAGATTCTCTCAGGATCGAGGAAGAACCAATAACAAATGACATGGTGTTCCCAGGCCATAATGCATATAACACACACTTGTTCTATCTGAACAGAGCAGGCTCAGAATCCCCCTCGGATATCTTTGAGGCCGAGTTCAGTCCATCTGACTCCGAAGCAAACAACCCACAGAGATCCCCAGCAGGACCAAACCATCAGAAACACCGCCCTACAAAGTCGAGCTCCTCCTCGGCTTCTTCTACACCTACACCGGAGAAACATACTCGTGGCTTCAGCAGATTCTTTTCCTCGAAAGGAAAGAACGGCTACTGATTGCCGGTTTATATTGATATTTAGCTCATGCAATATGAGCTTTTTCTGTAAATAAAGATGATGAACCTTTTTTCCCCTtgttatatatctatatatggTTTTATTTAGAATCTTAGAGTAGTGAATTGATGTTATGCAAATAAGGTTTTCTATCCTTGTAATTCTAGTGGGCCCACTGAGTTACATCAGAAAATCTGATCTATTTAACGGGATCGTATGTTGGGCTCGGCTCGTCTTAAAGGCCCAAGAAGGTCTGCTTCTTCACACCTTCTTGCCGTTAAAAAATAACCGCCACTTTCCCAACTCGTATTGCTGAAACTTGAAAGCTTAAACCCTATTTCGTGTATGCTCAACTTACTGGTACGAATGTTGCTTCAGTTTAcagtttaattttatgcattctTCTTTCAATTAAACTATGAAAGAAATTGGTTATAAATTGTACTTGTGAAATAGAGAACTATGAAAGAAATTGGTTATAAATTTTACTTGTGAAATAGAGTTGTAGTGAAGGGCCAAAAATGAATTTGGAGGAAAGGCATACAATGAATTGAGAGAGAGCAATCACCAATATTGAAATGGCAGTATAGCTGTGTTTCCGGAGAAGTGAGATGGTTATACTTTTGTCTTTTGTAACATATTTTATTCGTTGATTattcattaataataatagtctcaaaaataaaatttgtttaaGCAATAAATTAGACAAAGTCATCTCAGCGGAGCAACTATAAGCATCTAGATCATAACACCCACAATAATAGAGCACTTTTTTCATCTAACATATAATTGTACATAATTCAAATACAAATTTGACTtcattaataattatattaagagtctaatattacataattaaaatttacaattttatgGAAAAAAACAAGATGACATAATTAAAACCATAAGATTATTTGAGTTTTGCAATACCATTACAAATGGTCTTAATCCCACAcaaaaattggtttttgatgtaGTTAGTCATTATATGGACCGAGCATCATTTTTTTGTGGGATTAAACATGTTTTGTCAGAAACGAAGAAACTATAAGAGTACTAGTCAATAAAACTCCCCAAGTCCATAGTTTTTATGAAAAAGGCTTTGGACATTAAACATTCAATTAATAATAATTCGAATGGGCCCCACTCGCATAATTTAACTAATGACGGTCGTTAATACACCGATACAAAATTCAATTGTCTGAAAAAGATATATAAAATtgtgttagtatgccttgaatttgttttctaattgggatatgattatgtttcctaattgAGATATGGTTATGTTTCCGAATTAGGATAGGATCTCATGTGGGCCTATTTATATGTGAGTATagcacataattctgtgatcGTGATCTTAGA
Encoded here:
- the LOC121755530 gene encoding filament-like plant protein 4 isoform X4, which translates into the protein MDKRSWPWKKKSSDKLAAEKANVTGSDSFATDSDGKLDNNNKQPKYVQMSIESYTHLTGLENRVKSYEDQVHNLEDEVKELNEKLSEAHLEMINKENLVKQHAKVAEEAVSGWEKADAEAAALKNNVESVTLLKLTAEDRASHLDSALKEHMRQIRNLKEDHELKLQEVILSKNKIFDKMKHELENRIAKFEQQLLRSAADNAALSRTLQERSNMLFQISEDKSQAQAEIERLRSNIKSCEKEVNSLKYEVHIAKKEVEIRNEEKNMSMRSADVANKQHLEGVKKIAKLEAECQRLRGLVRKKLPGPAALAQMKLEVENMGRDYGESLVRRSTARSPTANLSQLPDFTLDNLLKCQKENELLAERLLSMDEETKMLKEALTKRNGELQSCRSIYAQTASKLQSLESHLEVNGERRSPVTHGSVPVEGFSSHKASNPPSFASVSEYGNDDNVSYAGSCATLSMSDLSSIQKDQNTDTPRKSENTKSLDLMDDFLEMEKLAYQSHGSHEMVSSRDVSCNTGSTCPEQAKLVSSLEVHASRDSPSKDGLASEYQVDSAVAEPQLQADQPFFVKLKAELSRVIESMSDGSDMEKVIVDVRHIMQDMFDTSKHQLQNAVEAVPDFGKESTADGAQITSTNGTTLSGNVNSIDNVQFNQELKIAISDIHSFIMILGKEAKVVPGVSPDGEGLSESLNKFSARYTESVERGINLFDFVLDISYVLRESSKLHFNVLGIKSSEVETSSSDCIDKIALPENKGVVDLSGEMYRNGCSHFSDSVSDPDTPSAGNLVPTSESATPRKCSPKEFDELKMDKDNLAVELARCMEKYESTKIQLLETEQLLADAKSQLTSVQKGNSLAETQLKCMTESYKSLETRAEGLQTEVKLLEGKIGNLDLELQEERRSHQNALNRCNDLLDQLQRIETHAVAGNDEKSSQEKDLAAASEKLAECQETIYLLGHNAYNTHLFYLNRAGSESPSDIFEAEFSPSDSEANNPQRSPAGPNHQKHRPTKSSSSSASSTPTPEKHTRGFSRFFSSKGKNGY
- the LOC121755530 gene encoding filament-like plant protein 4 isoform X3 gives rise to the protein MDKRSWPWKKKSSDKLAAEKANVTGSDSFATDSDGKLDNNNKQPKYVQMSIESYTHLTGLENRVKSYEDQVHNLEDEVKELNEKLSEAHLEMINKENLVKQHAKVAEEAVSGWEKADAEAAALKNNVESVTLLKLTAEDRASHLDSALKEHMRQIRNLKEDHELKLQEVILSKNKIFDKMKHELENRIAKFEQQLLRSAADNAALSRTLQERSNMLFQISEDKSQAQAEIERLRSNIKSCEKEVNSLKYEVHIAKKEVEIRNEEKNMSMRSADVANKQHLEGVKKIAKLEAECQRLRGLVRKKLPGPAALAQMKLEVENMGRDYGESLVRRSTARSPTANLSQLPDFTLDNLLKCQKENELLAERLLSMDEETKMLKEALTKRNGELQSCRSIYAQTASKLQSLESHLEVNGERRSPVTHGSVPVEGFSSHKASNPPSFASVSEYGNDDNVSYAGSCATLSMSDLSSIQKDQNTDTPRKSENTKSLDLMDDFLEMEKLAYQSHGSHEMVSSRDVSCNTGSTCPEQAKLVSSLEVHASRDSPSKDGLASEYQVDSAVAEPQLQADQPFFVKLKAELSRVIESMSDGSDMEKVIVDVRHIMQDMFDTSKHQLQNAVEAVPDFGKESTADGAQITSTNGTTLSGNVNSIDNVQFNQELKIAISDIHSFIMILGKEAKVVPGVSPDGEGLSESLNKFSARYTESVERGINLFDFVLDISYVLRESSKLHFNVLGIKSSEVETSSSDCIDKIALPENKGVVDLSGEMYRNGCSHFSDSVSDPDTPSAGNLVPTSESATPRKCSPKEFDELKMDKDNLAVELARCMEKYESTKIQLLETEQLLADAKSQLTSVQKGNSLAETQLKCMTESYKSLETRAEGLQTEVKLLEGKIGNLDLELQEERRSHQNALNRCNDLLDQLQRIVLLFVRIETHAVAGNDEKSSQEKDLAAASEKLAECQETIYLLGHNAYNTHLFYLNRAGSESPSDIFEAEFSPSDSEANNPQRSPAGPNHQKHRPTKSSSSSASSTPTPEKHTRGFSRFFSSKGKNGY
- the LOC121755530 gene encoding filament-like plant protein 4 isoform X5; this encodes MDKRSWPWKKKSSDKLAAEKANVTGSDSFATDSDGKLDNNNKQPKYVQMSIESYTHLTGLENRVKSYEDQVHNLEDEVKELNEKLSEAHLEMINKENLVKQHAKVAEEAVSGWEKADAEAAALKNNVESVTLLKLTAEDRASHLDSALKEHMRQIRNLKEDHELKLQEVILSKNKIFDKMKHELENRIAKFEQQLLRSAADNAALSRTLQERSNMLFQISEDKSQAQAEIERLRSNIKSCEKEVNSLKYEVHIAKKEVEIRNEEKNMSMRSADVANKQHLEGVKKIAKLEAECQRLRGLVRKKLPGPAALAQMKLEVENMGRDYGESLVRRSTARSPTANLSQLPDFTLDNLLKCQKENELLAERLLSMDEETKMLKEALTKRNGELQSCRSIYAQTASKLQSLESHLEVNGERRSPVTHGSVPVEGFSSHKASNPPSFASVSEYGNDDNVSYAGSCATLSMSDLSSIQKDQNTDTPRKSENTKSLDLMDDFLEMEKLAYQSHGSHEMVSSRDVSCNTGSTCPEQAKLVSSLEVHASRDSPSKDGLASEYQVDSAVAEPQLQADQPFFVKLKAELSRVIESMSDGSDMEKVIVDVRHIMQDMFDTSKHQLQNAVEAVPDFGKESTADGAQITSTNGTTLSGNVNSIDNVQFNQELKIAISDIHSFIMILGKEAKVVPGVSPDGEGLSESLNKFSARYTESVERGINLFDFVLDISYVLRESSKLHFNVLGIKSSEVETSSSDCIDKIALPENKGVVDLSGEMYRNGCSHFSDSVSDPDTPSAGNLVPTSESATPRKCSPKEFDELKMDKDNLAVELARCMEKYESTKIQLLETEQLLADAKSQLTSVQKGNSLAETQLKCMTESYKSLETRAEGLQTEVKLLEGKIGNLDLELQEERRSHQNALNRCNDLLDQLQRKKTWLQHLKSWRSVKKPYIFLAIMHITHTCSI